In Citrus sinensis cultivar Valencia sweet orange chromosome 3, DVS_A1.0, whole genome shotgun sequence, the sequence AACGATTGACACCTCGTTCTCAAAACAAgtcttatttttacaataatgagAGTGCAAGTGTCCCTAATTGGGAACAGGAACTAGAGAGTCTCTGATCCTGTATAGGGAAGTACTGAGAGAAGATTCAGGTCACCCTGCCTCATTCCTATCATTTATAGGCACTACCCTTATATACTAGGGCTTCTAGTTCTACAAACCATAAAGCAATGGATAAACTCAACCTAGACTTTATCTGGAAAAAGGTATCTGATAAACATGAAATTGGACAGCTTAGCTGCATAGGATTTTTCACATCAGCCAAAAGTATAATCCCAGAAAATTAAACAGCATTTAACCAATGAGAAAGATGAAGCCTCAATAGCATCGCATCTCTATCTTTAGGAATGTCATTTTGCTATTTTCCAGCATTGTATAGGTTAGGCTGATTTACCAATGCCCTGGAAACAAGCTACTAAATTAATCCAGATTACATCTAGAATGATAACATAAACCAATACATCTTGATTCAGCTGCTATCATCTATAATCAACCCACTCAAATTGCATCTGCTGTGGCAATGCCAACATAACCACATCTGTTACACATAACTCGACCTACAAGAATATACATAGGTTGATGCTTCTGGCTAGTATATATCTAAAAAAGACACCAGTAATTGACTGATAAGGTTCATGTCACCTCAATTGCATCTAAGCCATCACAACACTGGCTACTCTCAAACCAACTAGCAAACACCATCAGATCCTTACCACTGTTAATATTCTAGCACCACTAGTTAGTCAAGATCTTAGTGTCCTCAACATATCTTCGTCATCCAATCCTTGCCCAATAATTTACAGATGTTCTTAATTTTACTCCAGCATACACGCATATTCACAGAAAAAGCCTACTGCAGCCTTTTTCTCTGAAGCAGAAATCATAACATTACATTCACTgctatccttttatttttgatgGGCTCTACCCTTTTAGTTGGATACCCAGAAATCCCTTGGTTACAATTTATCAATGGTCACTTTCTCAATGCCCTTCTGTTAAATTCCACAATTAGATTCACTTAACAGAGCTAAAGAAATTTCCATCACATTAATAAGACATTACAATCCATAAGGGTAAACTATATTTGCTTGAAAAGTCACTGATCAAAAACAAAGCATGCAATGCCTTCATATTCCACATTATGAACCAAAACTATCATGGAACTAGCAAAAGGCAAAGAAATGGTAAagtacaaaaatgaaaatttttttggtgaattttttttttccaaaaaagaaaaagatacaAACAGAGTGCTTCAACCTCATAGGTGACGGTGGGCACTGAAGTTGCAGGCTGACGGAGTGTTACTGAAGAAACTGTACCACGGCCTGACAAGATGCACACAACCCTTGGCCTCTGTTGTGAAAATGACAACATTTTAGCCACAATGTCCTACAAAGGATAAAACTGTCAGCTCCTaatgtggtttttttttttttttttggggggggggggggggggggagaagAGGTCAAGTTAACAAAACAATAAGCAAAAGTTCCAAAATACTGACATCATGAATTCACATATACACATGTGAAATGTAAATTACTCCAATTTATGTTTCATTGATGTTAAGTACCATTAATATAGCTAATAAAGCATAAACTAATAGTTGTATCCAGGAAGCTTTTACTTCCAAGAGAATTGGATGAGCCAATGGATACTAAATGAAATCTATATTAAATGACAGCCACCTATTAGATTTCTAGGAAGTAATCACCATACTGGTTGGCAAAGCAACTTTTCATTGCCATCTTTAAAAGCAACCACACCACATCATATAGGCATGTTTCTAAAATCATACGATTTAAACACGAATAGGAAGTCAATAAATGCAAAGTGCAATAACatcaaaaacataaataaaacagAAACTGGAATGAGTGTAGCATACCTCTCCAACTCCAATGGAGATCACATGCGGTGCAAAAGCAATTCCAGCTGAACTATTCATCCATTCACCTACATAAAAGTAGTTAAACAGTTTGAGAAGCCCCAACATGAATTTTAGCATGCAAACAGAAATAAAGATATCAAAGTGCAAGGCATAATTAATCACACTATCATTAAAATTCATGACCTCttttcatataaatatttCACAGAAAACATGAATGCAAGGACTGTTTCAGAAATTAGAGGTCCAAACATAAAACACGTTCATCTGTAGAAATTCTGGCTTCTGTTTCCAAAAATAATCACCAAATTCTAATAGTGTTTTGCAGTCACTAGTATCTACAATTGCTAAAATTAGGTGGATctcaaaaagtaaaataagatGGTCTAAATAATGGATAATTGATTCAAAGATACAAGCAATACactaaattcaatttaaaaagatgaaaacaGATGACTATTATTGCATGTCTTTAATAACTGACCATAGAAGAAAATATACTCTAAAacgagttaaaaaaaaatgctgtCTCCTtaattaaacacaaaaaatgCTACAATATTATAAGGTACATTATGACTTATGATCACTATCTAGATAAAATGCATCACAAACTGAATAATCCTGTAAGCTACAATATAGTTGAGACATCAAAACCATATCAAAAGTAAAAGACTTGCCAAGAGTAGCCAACTGCTGCTTCCTGCCTGTCCCAGGAGGCCGCCCTCTACTCCGTTTCAAGGCCTGCGAATCAGATGCCGGAGAACGCTTTGGCCTGGCTGGCAATGGCGAAAGCCCCAAGGAAACCTGCCCATCAGGGGCATATTTGCGGGGTCTacctctcttcttcttcactggATCACTTAGTGGCACCCCGGATGGCACACTCATGTTATGGCCAAAATTGACATGTTTGGGCTCAACTGCAAATGTCGATCCCACATTTGGTTGAGTTGGAATGTTAAGATTTGACGAGGATCTAAACCCAGGTGGGGTTTGCATTAAACCAGATTGTGTTGCTGAATGAGAACCACTGAATGCTCCTCTATGTTGTTGAATGTAATAGGGACCAGAGACACCCCCTGATGCAACCATAGCTTCTCTTCCGTCCATGCATTTACTAagtagaaaatgaattttttttctttttgggtagCTAGAAAATGAGTCTATTAAGCCACTTAAGCTAAAATCTTAAACTAAATACACACAAGATCCTGATCTCCCTAACACCACATCAATTACGGACTCCAAAGGAGATTTTACAAATTACAGGGAAAATCTTATAACAAACACAGATTTGTATATGTCTAAAGAAAAGGTTTgggaaaatgaattaaaaaaaactcccCTTCACCCTAAATCATGAATTTGAGAGTGTAatctcaaaacaaaacaagggTTTTACGGGGGTTTCTCttagaaatgaagaaaatttataacccagacaaaagaaaaaagaagaacatAAGACACCAATTAAGCTGCAAGATACAGTTAAAGTTTATACATTTCAGTCAAGCAAAGCCATTGAGGAACTAATCAGAGAAAAACGAAAATGTAGAAAATAAATCGCAGTTAAAAGTGCAACACAGAGAATCTCAACTAGAGATCAGCTGACGGACCACGCTTTTGAGtacatgaaaaaacaaacaaaaccctAGATTTGAAATCTAGGGTTTTGAAAAGAAGTGCAGGAGGTGGAGAAaaggagaggaaaagaaagaaaagacagagagaaagagagagagaggttgaGACTTTGagtgtgagagagagaggggaggaattaggggaaaaaaataaagatgaattgaaaaataaagagcTTTTGAATTAAAGTATGAAGTTGAATGAAGAcctcttttttgtttctttattgttAAGTTGTCACTACTCAtaagtagtagtagtagtagacTAGTAGTAGTACTGGTCAGGTAAAGGGCTGGCTGGGGTGTGGCCCTGACTGAGAAATGcgtcaaattaaatttctgactaaaatatacatttatttGTTCATTGTTTCTCAATTCTCATACAGGTACATTGATTGATGCTCTTGTTTATCaagtataaatatttaatatattggGTTTGGGGAGTAGTTGAAAAGTGGGATGGTAAAATTCTGATCCGAATTTGGATATAATTACATCtgaattgatatttttgaTGTTTGAATTTGTATTCGGATCTGCAAAAATGTATGTGGATTCGGATGCCAATAATACTTGTGGTTAATATTAGGCAAAATCCCTCATCTCAGTAAGTTCCAATTTAACTTACTTATAGTTGACTTGTTTGGAGACAAATGAATCTTATTCACCAGCCATACTTgaattcttaaaaataaaaacttgagACGTACTCGAGAAGAATTGCCCATCTCAAAATCTCCTTTATTGTTGTATGCTTTAATTCATGCTATTTCACCACTCCatcaagaattttttataCTCTTTCAGCTTGATAAACAAATTGATCTCTATAAACCCTAGGAAAAGGGAAGTGAATCGTCATCTTCTTAAACCAAGGATTTAAGATATTCTTATAACCACCACTCCATGGATAACTTCCCAACATTTCTCGTACTTGACATCATATTTTTGGCCATTTGCCTAATCCCTGTATTGGGTAACTTCTCCCATGAATTTATTCACAGTATAATCTCAcaaattttaggaaaaaaataagttagaAATGGAATGTCAAGATCCAAAAGCAATTTTTGTAACATACAAAACTAATCTCAATGAGCACACAAGACCTTTGTCAAATCCCACTTCGACTCATTGGGCAAACATTTGTAATGTTTGTCAATT encodes:
- the LOC102616881 gene encoding AT-hook motif nuclear-localized protein 5 isoform X1 — its product is MDGREAMVASGGVSGPYYIQQHRGAFSGSHSATQSGLMQTPPGFRSSSNLNIPTQPNVGSTFAVEPKHVNFGHNMSVPSGVPLSDPVKKKRGRPRKYAPDGQVSLGLSPLPARPKRSPASDSQALKRSRGRPPGTGRKQQLATLGEWMNSSAGIAFAPHVISIGVGEDIVAKMLSFSQQRPRVVCILSGRGTVSSVTLRQPATSVPTVTYEGRFEILCLSGSFLLAEDGSPRDRTGGVSASLSSPDGHVFGGGVAVLIAASPVQVVVCSFVYGGSKIKSKQVAAPENDKNSTPPPSNKSATQIYPPASQNFPPSAMNAWSGFRTADLRNPHPDIDLTRG
- the LOC102616881 gene encoding AT-hook motif nuclear-localized protein 5 isoform X2; amino-acid sequence: MDGREAMVASGGVSGPYYIQQHRGAFSGSHSATQSGLMQTPPGFRSSSNLNIPTQPNVGSTFAVEPKHVNFGHNMSVPSGVPLSDPVKKKRGRPRKYAPDGQVSLGLSPLPARPKRSPASDSQALKRSRGRPPGTGRKQQLATLGEWMNSSAGIAFAPHVISIGVGERPRVVCILSGRGTVSSVTLRQPATSVPTVTYEGRFEILCLSGSFLLAEDGSPRDRTGGVSASLSSPDGHVFGGGVAVLIAASPVQVVVCSFVYGGSKIKSKQVAAPENDKNSTPPPSNKSATQIYPPASQNFPPSAMNAWSGFRTADLRNPHPDIDLTRG